The genomic interval GCGAAGaggagaaaaatgacaaatctgGCATGAGGTTCATCAGCTTATAACCGTAGCCATTTATGTCCAAGGTCTAAACCACTATTGTACAATAATATTTGTACAATTAAGCAAATAGaactggaacaaaaaaagagtCCTTAGCAAATAAGTGAATCTGGACAGAATTTTATGAAGGTTTTAGAGATTTATGAAACGCAGATAGGAGAAATGATCTCGTGAAACCATTACACTCAATAACCTGGCACTctcctcattaaaaacacactcatcatttttaaacaacctCAGAATCGGCCATTTAGTCATTACCAGGGCCATGTGTTTGCAcatatatgttttcattttaatcacagtCAGAGTACTTTACAACATGTCACCCATCGGTTATCATTGGGTTTTACAGTTACAGTGTATGTGAGTAAAGGCACGCTGCTCCGGTGTTTAAATGCTCACAGAGCACCTGAGACGGCCCGTACCTGTGTAACCATGGTGAGGCCCAGGAGGTAGCTGATGGAGCACAGCACCGCGATGAAGATCTCTCGCCGGTAACCCTTCCTTAGGAAGGAGGGATGCAGATCCACCAATGAGGTGATCTGCCCTTCCACTTCGACAAACTGCAGAGAAgagaggggtcaaaggtcagaggggAAAAGGGCACTCAGCCAtaatccatttcaaaataaaagcctttcGCTGCTACACAAAACTTGGCTACACAAAGCTTCTGGTTTTCGTTTATACAATCTGCCTGTCAGCTGCAAACTGGGTACCTGAACCCTAAATCCCCCCGTGAGTGTTTTCCATGTTTGGGTCACTGAGTCACTGATAACAGAAAATACCTCAACTCATTCTGGGCTACGCCAGTCTGAGAGACCTCCCCAAATACCGTATAAATACGCAACCCGCTAAAGAAGCTAGTCAGTCTGCATCACAGTGTCCCATTAGAGGGGAGCACCATTTACTCTGGGACAGAGAACAAAGCTGATCACCATTTAAAACGCCACAATTTTAAACTAACGTGAAGCAATCTAAAACCTCCATTTAAAAGCTCACTGGTGTTCACTGAGGTGTGAGTTCACAGTCAAGGTCTGTGCAGGTATGGCACTGTAAGACAGGAAAACTTCAAATACCTTTTTGCTAGCAGCTGTTAGCATAGCCCTGCACTAATACATTATGCAGGTATATTCATCTGAAGAAAAAAGCTAATATAATGAAGAGTACATCAACCCAAAGACAAACAAGACAGAAAATAAAGGCAAAAATTAAGTCACgagtcagagacagagttaTGTGCAACTctaaaaagttaattaaaagtTTAGAAAACTCATTAAAAGCGGTTCTTTAATTCACAGAGTTAAAGATCACAGCCCCAGCATGGTAACGCAACCCTAGCAATGTGAGTTATGGTGCAGCGGGAAGGCCAGTGGTTGGAAATAGCCGCGGTTACGCGGGTGTTTAGGTATGCGCGTGAGGTCCGTGTTTCTGTCGGGCCTATGGCGGCGGGCCTACGGCGGCGGCTGACTGAGCAGCGTGTAAAATTACACACGGGATCAGGAAACCCGATCGGCCCGATGAGCGCAGACACGCTGGCGGCCTGTCACTGACCAGCTCTGAGTCCCACATTGTTCCGTCCCAAACGCATTCCGGGGAACGCGTCCAGCACAAATCCACCGTGACGTTGGCGCTAAAAATAAGTCATGGCGAGAATGCTGCCCcagcatgctaatgctaatgcggCATGCTAACGCAGCAGGCTAACGCAGCACACTAATGCGGCATGCTAACGCAGCAGGCTTACGCGGCACGCTAATGCGGCACGCTATCGCGGCACGCTAACGCAGCAGGCTAATGCGGCACGCTAACGCAGCAGGCTAATGCAGCACGCTAATGCAGCAGGCTAATGCGGCACGCTAACGCAGCAGGCTAATGAGGCACGCTAACGCGGCACGCTATCGCGGCACGCTAACGCGGCACGGGGTTCAACACCTAAGCCAAGCCGGCTGCGTTGTGTGATTTTTGAACCCTTCGTGTTTTTCACAGATCACGTGACCGCCATGTATCCACTCAGGGGCTTGGATCCAGGTGTTAATGTTCTCTGtgtcctggggaggggggaggggctcaccTGGCTGTCGAGCCCCAGGAGCAGAAGCATGATGAAGAAGAGGATGGCCCAGAGAGTGGGCAGTGGCATCATGGACACAGCCTTGGGGTAAGCGATAAAGGCCAGTCCTGGacctgtagggggcagcagagagggggcagggtgggagaGACAGTGAGCAGGTCTTTAAGCACCAAAGGAAGAGACACAGGCCATCGCGATGAATCACAACACAACCCTCCGTCAGAGCTGACCTTACTGTGGCTTAGACTGAATACGCCCTTCCTGCTCCTAGCACTCTGTGGGGATATAACATATGGTCTGTGAGCTGAGCagctcccccccctcgcccaacCCCCAGCCACATCTCATTCAAGAAAGGGCAGTCGCCTTCATCCTCATATTTCTCCAGAGCTGTTTCTAACACACATCATCACACGCGTGTCATAACATGTTGTTTACATTCCACCTTCTCTTCTTTTAGAAGGAGGTCCAGCCATTGCGATGTACAACAATTTCACTGACACCGATAGCCAGATGGAAGAGGGAAAAATACCTGTTTATTTTATCCAAGTTCAAACAAGATTAGCGGGAAACCTTAAACACTGCATATGCTtcaaacactgtgtgtgtgtgcgttaaacattgtgcatatatgtgttaaacactgtgtgtatgtgttaagCACTGAGTGCATGAGCTACAGTGATCAACAGTTCCAATAATGTGTGCATGGGCTTTGACAACTTCAATGTGAATGTTCATGTGAATATATACTCTCTTAGCGCACCCACCATTCAGAGCCATTCAAAACAACAAATCCACATTTTAATgaagtaaatgaaaaacaaggtgCAGTGGAACAGGATTCAATGCAACCGGATATattcacaaaaacaatttatttccaGCAGCTGAGTCAGCCCCTGTCCTTAGGAAACTACACCCTCGCAAATACAGCAAGTGAGCTTCcatcttttcaaaatgtttttgttcgaCTTCCCAGAACGAAAAAATAAATCGGGAATAATCGCTGCTTTGGACACATCTCCTGCAAAGCTTCTGCATGAAGAAGACCAATGCGTGATAGACATGCAGAGAGGAGTGCACCAGCCCAGTGTCCACAAGGAGAAAGAGATAAAACAACAGCCTCGTACAGGTAAAACCGTCTTAGATGCACCGTCTACACCTGCAACCCCGCACAATACACCAGGGGTCCTAACATCTGCAACCCACACAATACACCAGGGGTCCTAACACCTGTGTACTGTGATTTTATGAATGACATATTTTGGACTTTTATATAAAATGAACATACTGCCCAAAGTCCATACTGCTCTATCGGTGTATTGGCAGTAAGAGCTGATACTGTACAAACCCAGCTGAGCGTTGTTAAGCGGCCCTGAGATTAAAGTTTGCGAACCCTTGCAACATGGCACACTTCAAACAGTTATGTTAATAATTTATCACTCGTTTTTTACAAGGGGTCCTGGTCCACTTCACTactcgccccccaccccacactgccaACCACCCCAATTTTTATTCACACATTCTTCTGATGAAATAACCTCTCACACCGTTTGGTGGGTCGCAACCGAACCAGAACAAAACAATGTTCTCTTCTGTAGTGTGGCAGATACGTCACAACAGCAAACAGAtctgcgtgcatgagtgtgtgtgtgtgtgtgtggtggttgtgtgtgtgtgactgtgtgtgcatgagtgtgtgtgtgagagtgtgtgtgcgtgcgtgtgtgtgtgtgtgtgtgtgtgtgcgtttgtgtgtgcgtgcatgtgtgtgtgtgtgagtgtgtgtgcttgtgtgtgtgcatgtgtgtgtgtctgtgcgtgcatgtgtgtgtgcgtgcatgagtgtgtgtgtgtgtgtgcgtgcgtttgtgtgtgcgtgcatgtgtgtgtgtgtgagtgtgtgtgtgagtgtgtgtgcatgtgtgtgtgagtgtgtgtgcatgtgtgtgtgtgactgactgaaaAGGCGTTTGACTGCAGAAACGTTCGCGCAGAGCGCCGCTGTGTTTGTGGTCAGTTTCCTGTTTCATCAGTGTCTGCCCCGGTGAACGGAGAGCAGAATcgtatttattctttttttttaaaggagcagCGCCCACCATCActgcgacctttgaccctcgTACCTGACTCTGCCACATCGGCAATGTCCACCCCTTGCTCTTGTGCCATGAAGCCCAGGACGGAAAATATTGCGAATCCCGAGACAAAGCTGGTACCGCTGTTCAGGCCCCCCAGCAGCAAACAGTCCCTATGTCACACATACGTCATGGAGTATGTTAATTacacacagagccccgcccccccagccccgcccccagccccggggccccgcccctcacctgtaGCAGTTGTATTTGTACTTGTTGTAGCTCCCCAGCGATGTCATCGCTCCCAGACAGATAGCGTAGGAGAAGAATATCTGCGTCCCAGCGTCAATCCACACCTAACAgcacagagggggcggggttaggaccgggaggggcggggacagGGCAGGGTTAAAACCGGAAGGGGCGGGGACAGGGCGGGGTTAGGGACGAAGGGGGTGGGAACAGGGCGGGGTTAGGGACGAAGGGGGTGGGTAATTTATGTTCATAAACAGGGTTAATCCCGGTATGAAAGGGGAAGAGGACAGCGGAGGAGGCGGGAGGCTGTCCTGTACCTCGGGGTCTTTCAGGCGGGACAGGTCGGGGTACAGGTAGAATTTGATCCCCTCTGCAGCGCCAGGTAAAGTCACGCCGCGAACCAAGAGGATGATGAGCATGACGAAGGGGAAGGTGGCCGTCACGTAAAccacctgagagagacaggaagcgTCACTAAACACAGCACCTCCTCCTAATACCCTCACCTTCACTAAACACAGCACCTCCAATCCTACTTCACTAAACACACCTCCCTATCCTCACCTTCACTAAACGCAGCACTCCTCCTAATACTCACACTAACGCAGCACCTCCTCCTAATACCCTCACCTTCACTAAACACAGCACCTCCTCCTAATACCCTCACCTTCACTAAACACAGCACCTCCTCCTAATACCCTCACCTTCACTAAACACAGCACCTCCTCCTAATACCCTCACCTTCACTAAACACAGCACCTCCTCCTAATACCCTCACCTTCACTAAACACAGCACCTCCTCCCAGTCACCTCTACCTTCACTAACCATAACATTAGGAGTCACCTCCACACAAGCTTGCTAACAGTAGGATGATGCAGTCACTTCCGTgttgactcccccccccccccccctccccccctcacctttcCTGTGGACTTGACTCCCTTCCAGATGCAGAAGAAGCAGACGACCCAGACGGCCAGGAGGCACAGCGCCAGGTCCGGCTTCACCGGGCCCAGCTCCTCTATGCCCCCGGAGATGTTCAACACGTTGTGTCTgtggagggaagagaggaggtgttcaggggggagaggaggaacagTGAACAGTGTGCTGAATAGTGCTGAATAGTGTACTGAATAGTATGATGAACAGTGTTGCTGAATAGTGTAATGATTAGTGTTGTTGAATAGTGTGCTGAACAGTGTGCTGAATAGTGCTGAATAGTGTTGTTGAATAGTGTGCTGAATAGTGTGCTGAATAGTGTACTGAATAGTGTGCTGAATAGTGTGCTGAATAGTGTGCTGAATAGTGTGCTGAATAGTGTACTGAATAGTGTGCTGAATAGTGTTGTTGAATAGTGTACTGAATAGTGTGCTGAATGTACTATAGTGCTGAATGTGTGCTGAAATGTGCGAAGTGTGCTGAATAGTGTACTGAATAGTGTGCTGAATAGTATGATGAATAGTGTACTGAATAGTGCTGAAATGCCCACTCACTCCCAGAACTCTATGACTGGAGACGTGAAGTTGGTGACGTTGGCGGCGAGCCACAGGGAGCGGTTCTTGCGCACGGTGTCCTCCACGCAGCTGTCGGTGTTCCAGCTCTGCTTGCAGCGCGACCAGGGCAGGTCCGTCTGGAAGCACTGGAGCAGGTAGTACAGCCCCCAGGCCAGGATCACGATGTAGTACACATTCAGCAGGGACACGATCACGATGGAGGCGTAGCCAATACCTGCCAAGCCACACGTATGACATCACATCCTCTGCTGAATGTGTGCATCATTacactcctgctctctcctgctctcacctcctctctgctccctgctGCACTGCTGCGCTGTTTCGCTCTGACACAAAGCCTTCCCAGTATGCCATGAGCCAAATGAGTATTTGGGCACGGTAGCCTGGGATACTGGGAGGGGAATACCCTGAataccccggggggggggggtaattaatTACTCTCAGCTGGTGACTCCCTGTCCAGCTTTGATCACATCAGCCTTTTCTGCAGCCCTTCATTAAACAAAACACTAATTACCCAATCAGCCTgatccccacccccaaacagcaGGGTCTCCAATCCAAACCTCCCTACCCAAACTCCCAAACAGCAGGGTCCCCAATCCAAACCTCCCTACCCAAACTCCCAAACAGCAGGGTCCCCAATCCAAACCTCCCTATCCAAACCCCACAAACACAGCCCCCAATCCAAACCTCcctcaccccaaaccccaatCTGAGTGAGCTCCAGCCCCAGTCCACACTCAGCAGCTTTGGGTCCCTCTCCAGCCTGCACCACACCTGTGGCTCATAGTCAGCACGCTCTGCTACCATGGCAACCCAGAACATAGCTCAATCTGTGCatccttgtgtctgtgtgtgtgtgcgtgtgtgcgtgtgcgtgtgcttgtgtgtatgtgtgtgtatgcatgtggtggtatgtgtgtttgtgtttctgcatgcatttgtgtgtttgcttgtgtgcgAGAATGATTGTTGATtcttcacacacgcacacacacacatgcacacatacacgcacacacacacatgcacacatacacacacacacacacacacacacactcacacacacacacacagcattctacCTGTTCCTTCACAaaccttttcccttttcctgcCATGCTGAGGTTGTGTTTTACTCAGCTGGCAGGCCCCTCAGCTGTTTGGCACTctccagcgccccctggtggtagcAGAACTCACCAGTAAAGACAGCGCTCTCCAGCGCCTCCTAGTGTCAGTAGAACTCACCAGTAAAGAACAACGCTCTCCAGCGCCCCCTAGTGTCAGTAGAACTCACCAGTAAAGACAGCGCTctccagcgccccctggtggtagcCGTACTCACCAGTAAAGACAGCGCTctccagcgccccctggtggtagcAGTACTCACCAGTAAAGATGGGGCACAGCTTCTCCCAGCAGGTAATCCCTCCCTCGGAGGTGTACTGGCCCAGCGCCACCTCCAGGAAGAACACGGGCAGGCCACCGCCAAACAGGAAGATGAAGTAGGGGATGAGAAACGCCCCTGTGGAGAACGAGCCAATCAGGGAGCGTCAGCAAGCAAGCAACCACAGGAGAAAAGGCCCAAATAAGGGCATTGAAAAAGGGGGCCGTCCCTAGCAGCAACTTCCCCTCCAGAAACAGGTGTTCCCTGATGATGTTCTAGGGGAACTGTAACGTGTTGAAGCTAACATGTCATATGTGTTGAAGCTAACGTGCCGTATGTGTTAAAGCTAACGTGCCATATGTGTTAAAGCTAACGTGCCGTACGTGTTGAAGCTAACGTGCCATATGTGTTGAAGCTAACGTGCCGTATGTGTTGAACCTAACGTGCCGTACGTGTTGAAGCTAACGTGCTGTATGTGTTAAAGCTAACGTGCCGTATGTGTTGAAGCTAACGTGCCGTATGTGTTGAAGCTAACGTGCCGTATGTGTTGAAGCTAACGTGCCGTATGTGTTGAAGCTAACGTGCCGTATGTGTTGAAGCTAGCATGCTGTATGTGTTGAAGCTAACGTGCTGTATGTGTTGAAGCTAACGTGCCGTACGTGCTGAAGCTAACATGCTGTATGTGTTGAAGCTAACGTGCTGTATGTGTTGAAGCTAACGTGCCGTACCGCCGCCGTTCTTGTAGCAGAGGTACGGGAAGCGCCAGACGTTCCCTAAACCCACGAAGCCGCCGGCGACCGACAGGACGAAGTCCAGCTTGCTGGACCACTTCTCCCGCTGCGGCGGCTTGCCCTCCGCCTCGTCCTCGGGCCGCGTGCCCGGGCTCTTCCCCGGCGACGGCTTCAGCGTGTCCTTGTGGAAATCCTTCAGGCACTGGAGCTTCTCCTTCTGCGCCATGCtgcggaggagagagggaggaggagggggaggaagaggaagatgaggaaggggagaaggaggaggggtcCACAGGCCTGCAGGTTTCAGTCCTAAATGTGACACTGCCGCCACCCACTGAGTGGGGCACCTTATCTGAGCTACTACACCTCtgacccctaaccctaacctctgacaacactcaaacactcacacgcacacacacgcacacacacacacacacacacgcacacatacacacctgcacacacacacactcacacacacacacacttcctctaaCCACCTCAGTCTGCTACTGCCTGGGTTTCAGACagtaaaaataaagcaaaagtTCTGCAGTGAGACgggacacagacaggaaacagtcACAGACAGGACACTAAGTCACAGACaggacacacagtcacagacaggacacagagtcacagacaggaaactgagtcacagacaggacacacagtcacagacaggacacacagtcacagactggACACATTCAGAGACaggacacacagtcacagacagaacGGTTTTCTTAGGGCACCTGCAGCTTAAAAGGAGAAACACTAAACCCCATCTCAGCTGGATGGGCTGCAGCTTCATATGCCCGGACTGTCCGTAGAGCTGCACTGCACATGGCTGCTAAATCTGCGCAGATGGCTCAGTCTAAACAGCACTGTGCTCGGCGGCAGTACTTCGCTAAGGGGACTCAGACTGCCGCTTAAACTCACGCGTTGATTGGGCCCCTGCCAATCGCGTGGGGACACGACGCGTTACTCCCGTGTCCACCTCGAACCGTCACTCAGCACCACAGGTCTAACAATGCAGCCAATCTCAGGGGACGGGCTTCCTGCGTGTTTGTATTGTAGTTCCGATTTCTCTGCTGCAAGGTTCTTTTTCCACGTCCGTTGGGCTCGCGGGTGCACGCCCCAGGTACtccattacccagcatgcttcaGAAGCAAGCAAGCGGGTAAGGGGGTGGCATAGCAGGTGGAGACCCAGGGTGGAGGAGACGACTGTGCTTCAGTATTAATGCAAAACTCTTCGCGAGTTAGTCTCAGTCCCTCTCCACACGTATCCATCTGCTGTCCATTACGTAGCCGTTATAAATCTGAATAAGATTTCAGCCTGTGGTCTGCGCTGCATTCAGGCGTCTGAACTTATTCTCTCTGCCGGAAAATAAAGTGTGCCGCAGGTCCTGAGTGAAGCGGGACCGATGGGAACTGCTCGGCTGACGCAGGGGATTTTATGAACGATTGCTCAAGCGGTTAGCGTAGCTTCAGCGAGTTTGTGTTGCCTAATCCACCTGTAATCTGTCTCTTTCACAAGCTTTCAATCTGCAGCACAGGTCAGGCTATGGAGGCTCCACACTCTGAACTCCGGTTACATAACTGGAtaaactctctccctctctctctccctttccccccctctctctcactctccatcgTCTCCTCACCATCCAACACTTTCCCCTCCGGAGAGCTGGACAGACATCTGACCTCGGCATGAATCAGAAGCGCAGCACACAACCTCCAGACACAGCCCAGGAAACGGCCAGAACCGCACACCTCAGGTAACAACCAACACCGCCTCCCCCCTACAAACACAGCCCAGGAAACAGCCAGAACCGCACACCTCGGGTAACAACCAACACCGCCTCCCCCCTACAAACACAGCCCAGGAAACGGCCAGAACCGCACACCTTGGGTAACAACCAACACCGCCTCCCCCCTACAAACACAGCCCAGGAAACAACCAACACCTTTTTCAGATGATGTCTTCAatcacaaaccacaaaccttGGAGACTCTTAACACATAAATaagaaacatgtttaaaaaaatcatatatttaAAGATAATTACAGGTTATTTTTGACATTGAATGTGTTTTCTGAATAAGAATAACGAAATAATTCCAGCTACGTTGCTGtcctgctttaaaaaagaaaagaaaagaaaaaaaaaagtatgacaaTACGAGGAAACAGTAAGACGTTTGAGTCCTCTTCCAAACAATTGAAAATGACTTTAAGACTTACAGTTCTTTCATGGCCGCGTGCTGTTTATTCTGCGCAGTTATCTCTGCTGTTACCATGACCCGTTTATGCTGAACTCCGCAGTGTGCCCTCGGTTCTGAGTAAAAGAAGTGGAAAGCACTGCCCACCCCGTAGCTAAAGACAATTAAATGCGGTGTGGAGATTGGGCGCCGCGCTgggggggccgagggggggTGCAGTCGCCGTGCGCGGATTGTAAATTTCCACTTCCCAACAGCGCCGCTTTCTCGCTCCACACCGCGAGCGCGCGCCGTAATCCAAGGCATGACCGTCGACGGTCTGGAACGCGTCCGGCAGCCGCGCGCACCTGCGAATCTCCGCCGACGCGGCCTCGGCACAACCGGAGCACTTTTTAGCCAGGACAACCGCTCAGCCGATTACCGCCGCGCCAAGATTAGTTAGCCgagtgttttgtatttatttattttattattattttttttttttacagaagacctctctcactccatcaGATCTCAACAAGCATTAAAGAGTTCCTAACAGTTTAACTGTCGTTGAAAAGTGGTGAAACGTTTTTCAAAACATTACTATtcctatttattattattattattattattatatttcaataattaaaagtaattaagAGTATCTACTCCAAAAGAGACATTTTCATCTCTTAAAGTTaatctcattttcattcatttaaagacCAGTGAATACAAGAACAGATGAAGTTGAAGCACCCCAAACTGTTAAGCAAACAATTTGAGTAAACGaaacatatacatttatacatttttctgaataGAAAAAACATGCAACCTTACATCTGACACTCTGAAGCACATtcagtatgaaaatgaaaagtaacaCAGAGGAATGTGCGGCAATAATTCAGCTGTATGGGTATGGGCCAGTGACAGCTTCAAACAGTGTTATCAGTATTGGCCTAAAGCTATGGTTATGGTTGCTATGATGATGTACCATAACATTACAGTCACAtaccagatgctcttatcctgagAAACTCACAGAAGCGGAGAACATCAATGTTAGTCTCAGGACTATGGAAGTATGACATCACCATGAAGGCACAGAACCATCTATTATCAATTATAAATGTTCGGCAAAGCTAAATCTAAATaacaacaatttgtattgtaactaAAGAAAATGCAACTAGACAGGTAATTTATCTTTCTATAGATACTCTATAATATTATCCCAAAACAAAGtccaaagaaaaaagaaaaagacaccagagagagaaacatgcaCCAGAGAGGTGACACACATGATATGCCTAATCATAGTCATATGAACCTgttctatttattatttatttttgatgtacCCCTTTTTCCAAAACTTGCAGGCAAACATATACAGTGACTCTGCAGCTCTCTAGACTCATGCTCTCGgcttaataataaagtaagcAAGTTGAAAGTAAGTTGAAACGTAAAACAGCCCAGAGCATCAGTCCACATGGCCAGACAGATATCAGTTATTGATATTGGCCTCAGATTTTATATATCATGCATCCCTAATGGCATCATATTCAGCTTTTTCTGGCCCTACAGGAAGTATATTAGTGCATATTTATTCACCTGCCCGGCAGGTGTCCTCTCGCAGTCCAGCTCAGAGACACTACTCCTTTTACCTGCCTGGCAGGTGTCCTCTCGCAATCCAGCTCAGAGACACTACTCCTTTTACCTGCCTGTCAGGTGTCCTCTCGCAGTCCAGCTCAGAGACACTACTCCTTTTACCTGCCTGGCAGGTGTCCTCTCGCAGTCCAGCTCAGAGACACTACTCCTTTTACCTGCCCGGCAGGTGTCCTCTCGCAGTCCAGCTCAGAGACACTACTCCTTTTACCTGCCTGGCAGGTGTCCTCTCGCACTCCAGCTCAGAGACACTACTCCTTTTACCTGCCTGGCAGATGTCCTCGCTCGTAGTCCAGCTCAGAGACAGTACTCTTTACCGCCTGGCAGCTGTCCTCCGCGTCCAGCTCAGAGACACACCCTTTTACTGCCCGCAGGTGTCCCTCGCATCCAGCTCAAGACACACTCCTTTTACCTGCCTGGCGGTGTCCTCGCACCCAGCTCAGAGACCAACTCCCTCGTTACCTGCCTGGCAGGTCCCCCCCCAGCTCCAAGACACTACTCCTTACTGCCTGGAGTGTCCTCTGACTCCAGCTCAGAGACACTACTCCTTTTACCTGCCTGGCAGATGTCCTCTCGCAGTCCAGCTCAGAGACACTACTCCTTTTACCTGCCTGGCAGGTGTCCTCTCGCAGTCCAGCTCAGAGACACTACTCCTTTTACCTGCCTGGCAGGTGTCCTCTCGCAGTCCAGCTCAGAGACACTACTCCTTTTACCTGCCTGGCAGGTGTCCTCTCGCAGTCCAGCTCAGAGACACTACTCCTTTTACCTGCCTGGCAGGTGTCCTCTCGCAGTCCAGCTCAGAGACACTACTCCTTTTACCTGCCTGGCAGGTGTCCTCTCTCAGTCCAGCTCAGAGACACTACTCCTTTTACCTGCCTGGCAGGTGTCCTCTCGCAGTCCAGCTCAGAGACACTACTCCTTTTACCTGCCTGGCAGGTGTCCTCTCGCAGTCCAGCTCAGAGACACTACTCCCTTTACCTGCCTGGCAGGTGTCCTCTCGCAGTCCAGCTCAGAGACACTACTTGTTTCACAGACGATAGCCGTCGCATGGCGGACAGGACTCAGACGAGATCACAGCTCAAGGGCGTGGAGGTCGAGCTTAGTCACGGcacctccactccccccccccccccctcgcttgcTCCACAGCAACTCCAGACATGTTGGAGTGTCATTTGCTTAATTGAGGAATGAGCCACAGCGTGTTAAAGAGAAAGAGCC from Anguilla rostrata isolate EN2019 chromosome 11, ASM1855537v3, whole genome shotgun sequence carries:
- the LOC135235141 gene encoding sodium- and chloride-dependent taurine transporter-like isoform X2 — its product is MWGRGKRKSMAQKEKLQCLKDFHKDTLKPSPGKSPGTRPEDEAEGKPPQREKWSSKLDFVLSVAGGFVGLGNVWRFPYLCYKNGGGAFLIPYFIFLFGGGLPVFFLEVALGQYTSEGGITCWEKLCPIFTGIGYASIVIVSLLNVYYIVILAWGLYYLLQCFQTDLPWSRCKQSWNTDSCVEDTVRKNRSLWLAANVTNFTSPVIEFWEHNVLNISGGIEELGPVKPDLALCLLAVWVVCFFCIWKGVKSTGKVVYVTATFPFVMLIILLVRGVTLPGAAEGIKFYLYPDLSRLKDPEVWIDAGTQIFFSYAICLGAMTSLGSYNKYKYNCYRDCLLLGGLNSGTSFVSGFAIFSVLGFMAQEQGVDIADVAESGPGLAFIAYPKAVSMMPLPTLWAILFFIMLLLLGLDSQFVEVEGQITSLVDLHPSFLRKGYRREIFIAVLCSISYLLGLTMVTQGGMYVFQLFDYYAASGVCLLWVAFFECVAVSWVYGADNFYDAIEDMIGYRPNPWMKWSWMVITPVLCMGCFFFSLVRYKPLTYNKVYKYPDWAIGLGWVLALASMICIPMVVVIKIIQSDGPLIERIKAVAAPIKGGASSRPPDHRPKSDLGYPVDPESSQGLLQPPHTIVETMM
- the LOC135235141 gene encoding sodium- and chloride-dependent taurine transporter-like isoform X3, translated to MAQKEKLQCLKDFHKDTLKPSPGKSPGTRPEDEAEGKPPQREKWSSKLDFVLSVAGGFVGLGNVWRFPYLCYKNGGGAFLIPYFIFLFGGGLPVFFLEVALGQYTSEGGITCWEKLCPIFTGIGYASIVIVSLLNVYYIVILAWGLYYLLQCFQTDLPWSRCKQSWNTDSCVEDTVRKNRSLWLAANVTNFTSPVIEFWEHNVLNISGGIEELGPVKPDLALCLLAVWVVCFFCIWKGVKSTGKVVYVTATFPFVMLIILLVRGVTLPGAAEGIKFYLYPDLSRLKDPEVWIDAGTQIFFSYAICLGAMTSLGSYNKYKYNCYRDCLLLGGLNSGTSFVSGFAIFSVLGFMAQEQGVDIADVAESGPGLAFIAYPKAVSMMPLPTLWAILFFIMLLLLGLDSQFVEVEGQITSLVDLHPSFLRKGYRREIFIAVLCSISYLLGLTMVTQGGMYVFQLFDYYAASGVCLLWVAFFECVAVSWVYGADNFYDAIEDMIGYRPNPWMKWSWMVITPVLCMGCFFFSLVRYKPLTYNKVYKYPDWAIGLGWVLALASMICIPMVVVIKIIQSDGPLIERIKAVAAPIKGGASSRPPDHRPKSDLGYPVDPESSQGLLQPPHTIVETMM
- the LOC135235141 gene encoding sodium- and chloride-dependent taurine transporter-like isoform X1, encoding MPWITARARGVERESGAVGKWKFTIRARRLHPPSAPPARRPISTPHLIVFSYGVGSAFHFFYSEPRAHCGVQHKRVMVTAEITAQNKQHAAMKELMAQKEKLQCLKDFHKDTLKPSPGKSPGTRPEDEAEGKPPQREKWSSKLDFVLSVAGGFVGLGNVWRFPYLCYKNGGGAFLIPYFIFLFGGGLPVFFLEVALGQYTSEGGITCWEKLCPIFTGIGYASIVIVSLLNVYYIVILAWGLYYLLQCFQTDLPWSRCKQSWNTDSCVEDTVRKNRSLWLAANVTNFTSPVIEFWEHNVLNISGGIEELGPVKPDLALCLLAVWVVCFFCIWKGVKSTGKVVYVTATFPFVMLIILLVRGVTLPGAAEGIKFYLYPDLSRLKDPEVWIDAGTQIFFSYAICLGAMTSLGSYNKYKYNCYRDCLLLGGLNSGTSFVSGFAIFSVLGFMAQEQGVDIADVAESGPGLAFIAYPKAVSMMPLPTLWAILFFIMLLLLGLDSQFVEVEGQITSLVDLHPSFLRKGYRREIFIAVLCSISYLLGLTMVTQGGMYVFQLFDYYAASGVCLLWVAFFECVAVSWVYGADNFYDAIEDMIGYRPNPWMKWSWMVITPVLCMGCFFFSLVRYKPLTYNKVYKYPDWAIGLGWVLALASMICIPMVVVIKIIQSDGPLIERIKAVAAPIKGGASSRPPDHRPKSDLGYPVDPESSQGLLQPPHTIVETMM